The nucleotide window TCTTTCCCAATCGATGCCTCAAGGGTCCATGCAGTTGATGTGATGGTGCAACATACATGATTGAAGAGAGTTGGGTTCCGTGGCTAAGGTTGCAAATGAGTCCAGGGGTAGAGCTAAGATATGGCTCGCATCGGCCCTGACCcaatctaaaaagaaaaaagaaattaaattttagcaattttacttgttttatattaaaattttgaaaaaatgatatttcggcactaatcaaaatttaaaaactttaatttgacccatcacatgaatttttttttttgtttcatccCTGCAAACAACTGATAAATCATGTCTTAATCATGCACAAACATGTTCTGTCTGACCTGGCTGCATGTAGGCTTGAGCTTGGCATGGGTTGGAGGAAGTTCGCTACACGCCTCGTTCCAAGTGCTTGTTAtatatgggctggtgtggggAGTTGCTTCAATgtcttcttattttcatattactattaataataataataataataataataataataataattgagCCACTATACTATATTCAACGGTttttaaacaatgaaaaaaaaaaccagacaCTTAGCACTTTGGAATGAGGAATGTAGTACTCAAATGTCCGGCCGAACAAGAACTCCAATAACCCCACACTCAAAGCATCAAACCcctaaaaaaaaactgaaactttCTCCCTTATCTTGCGTTTGAATGGAGGAAAATTTCCTGAACACTTTTCCCCCGTTATGATGTTTTAAGTCAACAGGAAGCGGAATATATATTAAAGTGACgtatattttagaaaatgaacgTTTGATTGAAAGGTAAGGCGATACTTTTTTATACTATAAAAAGATGGCATATATTATTCTTATTCGTAATTTTACCTAGATTTTGTTACAGCTCTAAACTTAGTAACAATTTAGCGGAGAAAATTTTGTCGCAGCTCTAAGCGAATTACAACTTAACACAGAAAATTTTGTCGCAGCTCTAAGCGAATTACAACTTAACACAGAAAATTTTGTCGCAGCTCTAAGCGAATTACAACTTAACACAGAAAATTTTGTCGCAGCTCTAAGCGAATTACAACTTAACACAGAAAATTTTGTCGCAGCTCTAAACAGTTTAgcgagaaaaggaagaaggctAGTGGGGTCCTTCTCCACTGAGCCGAATTATTTAAGCGAATGTTTGAGAACAATAGCGGATGGTGGCCGTGTGACGTGTTTGAAGCACGGGGAAACGGCAATTTCCGGTTCCGAGCCGTTTCAAATGATCTGATTCCGGTTCGAGACTGATCACTCGAGTTCAAATTACCATAAGACGAGTCTAGGGGGCATCCCTACTCTGGCAGGTGGTGGACTGTCCGGTGGTTTGCCGGCGGATGCGTTCTTGGTTTTCGAGGGGACGGATTAGGAGAAGGGAGGTAGAGAGGACAATCGCGCACCACAGTAGACGATCACAAGTCTCTCcctgctttttctcttttattttcttctctgcAGGTTCCTCGATGAcatcgtcttcctcttcttcttgttgagATTCCTTCCTCCGATCTCCATCCGGGAGCGGgacccctctctctttctctccctcgaTAGACATGGCGATCCTCTACGCGGTGGTTGCCAGGGGTAACGTGGTGCTGGCGGAATTCAGCGCAGCCACCGGCAACGCCGGGGCGGTCGCCCGGAGGATCTTGGAGAAGTTGCCGGCGGAGGCCGACTCCAGGCTCTGCTTCTCCCAGGACCGATATATCTTCCATATCCTCAGATCCGATGGGCTCACCTTTGTATGCATGGCCAACGATACCTTCGGCCGTGAGTTTCCTTTTCGCGTTCGCtaccctttttttctttatttgggCTTCAAAATTCCCGTCAATCGGATCCGGACGAAATAGAACTAGCTAATACTTTTGTTTTTAGTGTTTGATGAAACTTCTCATTGCccaattttgattttctatgtGCTTCTTGCGACAGAATCTTATAATGAAAAAGGATTGAGCTTGAGACTATCCCCATTTCATCCTTGAGATTATATTAAGTGATAACTTTGTTGCTGACTCGgttcttttgaaatttaagGTTTTGCTTGGTCATCGAGACCTCAACTTGTTAGAATTATTATTTAAGCTCTTCTTTTTCCGGAGGTTAGTTCCTAGGCTGGTGCATAGAGTGTAGTGcgagtttttcctttttgtagaTTTTGGTCTCGACGAACTAAGAAAACCTTGTGCATGATGTTATTGTAGTGTATCCCTTGGTTTTTGTGAGTGTCTTTTATGTTGCTTTAGCAGACATGTAAATTGATGACGGGTTAAAGGGACTATAACTTCCTAGTTATTACGACGCTGGCTGTTGGCTATAATGCCTTGGAGATTGAGGAGAGCTTCTCTTTGTTGTGATTGTTCTTTTATAGCAAAGTTAGttaccttttcttcttcctggtaAATTGGTGAGCCTGTTCAAGTCATCCAGGTATCTATTCAGGGTGTGCGATAGTAATTTTAGTGGCTTCTCAGTCTGCCTTGTTAATTTTCTGCCATTTCAGCAATTGATACCAAGAGCGTGGCTTTGTTGATCTTGGGAAGGGGGAAGAGCGAAAATGTGTTGGACTGTCCCTTACAAGAATATGAATAGTGTACAGCTCTTTTTTGCATGTACCGAAATTGTGAAATGGATGATCCACCACTCAAAGGTTTAGGTTTGcaagttttgtttttccatttcattgtGGTGCCATGCTGAAATCGGAGGATGCTGAGAATGATCATACCGATAGTAAACAATCTAATGAGTACTCAGTGTATGATTGTTCTGCAGCTACTTTCTTGAGAGTCTTTGTCTTGATGGGCTCTTTCACAATTCCGAATTATAAGCACTAtatgaaaacgaaaaaaaggacAGAGTAAGCAACAAAGCTAACGAAGAGAAGGATAAACACAATATGCACGCTGAAGTCTTTGAATTTCTATGTTGTGCTTGTATACACTTGCTTGTAAACTATTTGATAGGAGCAGAACGTTTTTATGGTTTACATTTTGCAGTAGTTGACAGGGATAGGTAAAAGCGCAATCCTGTTTGTTAAATATATTCATCATTTTGGATTTCACggtttttttaatgatttttagAGAAATGATGTGCTGCAATAGTTAGAACCATCACTGATGCAGCTGAACTGTGGATGGTACGGCTGAACAATGGATAGTATATCTGGTTGGTTATGAGTGTAAATTGTGCATGTGATCCAATTAGTTAGGCACCCTTTTTAGGTAGCTGAGTCCATTTAAGTACAATTTTGGTACTACCGGTTGATAGTACAATGAATGGGCTTTCATATCCTTTTACATTGATTCACTTCGGAGTTTTCCCTAGCTGTAATAAATATTTGGCTTACTTCTCTTAAACAAAAAGTGGACCAGTGTAATTCCTAGGCAAAAACAATGGGATTATAATCTAAAAACAGAATATAAGCCCATTTCTGGAAGATGGGGTCATCTAAGTGTTCTTATTCCCTTGGACTTTCCTTTGTGAAAGTCACAGCACATGAAACTCCAGCTCTGCTACCTAGGTTCTCGATCTGAAAAACATACTGCCAAAAGGTTGGATATTCAATCGTATGGATATGTGGAGAAGTTGGACCAAGTTAGGAAATGCATCAACAATTTATAgctgcacatgcacacatattTGTGGataaatttttacatagatAAGCTGAACTTGACCTAGGTGTAATCTACTGGAACTGGAAGATATCTTGTCGTAGGGAATGCATAATTTGTCAAAGAGGAGATTGGGGATGGATAAATGATTTGTGAAATGTTAATTCATAATTCTGCTGAAGTTTTTGTGTGCTCTCTTTTGTTGTGCTTCATGTGCCTTCATTCTGCTCCGTTAAGTGCCATTTTGCCTGTGTAATCTGAAAAAGAGAAACTCATATGGCATCTTCACCATTGAAAATATGCCATGATTGAGTTTACTTTTTCAGTTTGTGTTTCAGATGCCTGCATATTCAGTCTCTGGGcattcttctttcattttctgttttgaattttAAGAGATATTGGAAGTTCTACTCCTGCTTGAGTAGCTTACAACTGGTACTTATGGTTTAGATGTTCTTTTTCTCCATGTGCATGTCATTATTTTGTGTTGTAATAGTTCTTGATTTTGATGGTTTGTCTCAGGACGCATCCCATTTGCATATTTGGAGGACATTCATacgagatttttgaaaaattatggcAAAGTTGCTCATTCAGCTCCACCGTATGCGATGAATGATGAGTTCTCCAGAATCTTGCATCAACTTATGGAATTCTATTCTAGTAACCCAAGTGCAGATACTCTCAGCCGTGTGCGCAGTGAAGTTGGTGAGGTAAATATTCTCCTTAGAATTGACATATTTGTTCTATGAAGAAGATGGCAAGAATGCAACCTTTTGTCTGCTGACATTGTGCATAATCAGAAGAAAGGTTCCTACCATTTTAGTTCCAAGTAGCATGGATACAGAAAACTTCATGAAACCTCTTCTGTTATTTGAGTCCTTTTGTTTTCTGTGTTTCCTTTCTGTTCATCATTGACTTATGGCCAATGGACAAATCTATGTCTAACATTTGCATTTTTACGATGAGTTAAGCTTGGCCAGCTGCTTATTATAGTTGTCCAGTCAGCAAGTGGTTTATGTTATGCTATTAGGGAGAAGAAACACCTGAATGTGGTTATGCACCATTCTGTTGTCATTCCTCTCTCGTCATTTCATTAGAAAGAAAAGCATTATTGTTAATAAATTTAACGTCAAGCACCAATTTTGAAAGCTCAAATAAACAGTAAGATTTCTCAGTAGCTATAAAGTGGAGATGAACTTGTAAATGGCTCATGTGTAGGGATTAATCTGGAAAATACCTTTTCTATCCAGTGATGCCaactattttatttcatttcctATTCTGTCTCCCTGAAAAGTGGATTTTATGTCCTCGGCTCTCTGTGGAGTTGGACtgaaatctcaattttttttttcaggtacATGCTATCATGGTGGAAAATATTGAGAAAGTCCTTGACAGAGGTGAGCGGATTGAACTTCTTGTTGATAAAACAGCAACCATGCAAGATAATGCATTTCATTTCAAGAAGCAGTCAAGACGTCTTCGCCAGGCTCTGTGGATGAAGAATGTAAAGCTCATGTAAGTAGTTTATTTATTCTGTTTCTGAGTGTTGTCATGAAGCTGCTTAAGAGATCCATGTGATTGAACTTGCCAACTGTCTGCACTATGTCAGATACTTGACAAGCATCACTCGTTGATTGTTCCATCCGCATCATTTGATATGGCATGGAAACTTTGTGGCAGATCTCTGAAGCTGATCTTCAGGATTAGAGGTTTGGCAGGTGCCTAATACAGATTTTACCTCCTAACATTACAGATCATTTGGTTATATCTATTGCAAATTTGCAACTGATACTTCTAGTAGGTAACTAAGCCTTTATCTTAGAGCAATTCAGGAGACTTGTATAGATCCAAATCACCAATTTATAGCCATCTCCCATGTCCATATTTACGGCTGTACATAGGCCAATTCTAAGCTTCTAGGATGACAACGAATGCTGGAGAAGCTTCAAACCAACTGCAAATATCTATTTCTCAGTGCTTTGCAGCAGGCATGTTTCTGAAAATTAGATCATCTGGTTTTGAGCACTTGTTCTCTGTTACAGGGCTTCAATGACTTGCGTGATCGTGGTGGTATTGTACATAATTATCGCTGCAATTTGTGGTGGCATCACACTGAAGTCATGCCGATCTTGAATGTATATTTATCTTGGGTCGAGTTACATGTGATATGCGTCTTTGGTGTTCATTACTTCTAAGCGGCATTGCAGTTTGGGGATTTCATCTTCAAGTTTATAAGTTGAAATGTTGGCTTCTTGCTTGCCGCGGCCATCCTGGTGTGTTTGCCTGATGGCTATGCGCATTTCCAGCATTGAAGCCCCGGTCTGCCTGCGTTTGTATCGTCAGCTTCTTGTAGATCTTGGGTTCCCTTGTATATTCAGAGTGGTAGTTAGTTGCTCCATGCAATTGTTTTTATCCAATCGCCATAAAATGCAGAGTCCGGGTTCTCTTTGTTGACTCCTTCTGTTCGTTTCAAAATTAATTGGTTGTTCTgtttattcaattttctttctggATTAGTATTAGATATGTGGAAAATGTTAAGCCGTTCAATGGTCTATATAAAGCGCGGTTATCTGTTTTGAGTCCAAGCTAGTGGTACGCGTTGTGTCTGTCAAATTTGCAATAGAAAATGTTGTTTATTCCGTATAGGTAAACTGGATCTTGCATGTCCTCCATTGTCGGTTGATGCACCTTATTAGACTGCAGTCCAAAACGGTTctactttttaaaatgttttaactGGACCTAGTCTTCTTACCTTTCTCACCTGGCTTAAACGTATCAACTCCAACCTAACCGGCCACCTTTCTTTCGCCTCTTTCTCTAAACAGGCTACGTTGACCAATCCAATTCTGACTGTTGGCTAGTTTGAGACAGTATCAACTTAATTTCCTAAGGGAATCAAGTCAAAATAGATCCAGATATATATTTGAACTATCGGCCTTTGACTTCGTTTTGCTGTGCCTTTTGACTGGGGGCTTAGTCAGCTCATGGTTCGACACACAcgcacttttatatatatatatatatatatatatatatctatctatctatctatctatggACCAATATTCCATATTCAAACAGGTGGCAactgctgatttttttttttttgtattcttaaAGTAACAtaatattttcaagattttaaatttttaaaaatgtatataatTTTGCCAGTTCAGTTGAATTAGCTGTAAGTTCAATTAGATTCAATTTCCAGTTTTAGTATCACCAACGAACATCATTCTTCTAAACAGTCTTCTAAACCCAATGACGGCTCAACTCCATCACTTTCGATCTGTCTCATTGGATACTCAGCCtgaatttgttttaataataattttcaaaaggaaaaaaatattatataacttGCCTTTTAAACATCAAAGCTGTAGAATGGCCAGATTATAGCCATAAACTGGTTATATTTCACGTGCAGTTTAGAAACTTAATATGTGAAATAATTCTGATTACTTATGTTCCAATAAATTGGAATTAACCAACCCAGTTGAGATGATAAAAACGTAATAAAACTAACGGTCAGACTGATAAAAGATCCCAGTTCGATTGGTAAAGAACCCAGCCAGCAATCGCAAAAAAATGAACCAGAGAGAGAAGCTTGCATCGATGCTGGAAATGCAAGATTCCTTTACTCAATTTGgaatgaaaggaagaagaagaagagagagagagaagcttgCATCGATGCTGGGAATGCAAGATTCCTTTACTCAATTTGGcatgaaaggaagaagaagaagaagagaagagagagatagagagagagccTTGCATTGCCGAtttgaaacccaaaaaaaaCGTGAGAAAGAAAGTAGTGGAATTTTAGCCAAAAAGCGCAGGGAGACCTGAAACCCTTATCGTTGCATTTCTCATCTTAATCGGCCCTTTTAACTAAAAGAAGGCATTAGTCTTCATTGAACCTGATCTACTGGGTTAACCCACAGTCCAAGTCGAACCAAGTCATTGACTCGTTCATTTTGAAATTGCTTATGAACAAGTTAATTAGACAAATTAACTGAAAATTAGAAACCTGTTGACAGATTAGATAAATAAACATCTCACTAATGTGTACGTGTATGCGGAGAGAAAAAGAATTTGTGCGTAGCCGCATTGCTCCTGTTTCCCGATTTGTTCATCGCCCCGTTACATAATCGACCCacaagaagggaaaaaatagTGTTTCCAAGTTTCACTACTGCTACTGCAAGAGAAGAAAAGATGGAAACAAGTGCCACGAAAATGCAAGCGAAGCcaagtttcatgaaaaattttccaCAAGAAGCGAACAGGTCGATTTTTTAGTACAAATTTCAGGTAGTTTACTGGGTACTAATCCCAATATTTAGTATGATAATCAGGATTCTAATTTTTGCCAATGATCTTCCTTAACTCTTGCTCAATTGCACTGCCTTTAGCATATGTATCTATACACAATCGCCAGTAAATCCTGAAACCAACTTAGCAGAGGGAGACATCGATCACCCGGAATCCATCAAATATTATAGTAAACCATTACACAGGCATGATAAAAAAGTTGCCATCTAGCTCCAACGAGGGAGTTATTACACGGGACTTCTTCGTAGCAAACAGGAAGACTTCATCAAAATCGAATTCCTCATCATTCGGTTGCCTTACCTTTTCGCCTGCTTTTGCTGCCAACAGCGGGACCACTACCACCCATCTCCAGCAGGTAACATACCATGGAGTCCACATCGTCTCCAAATATACTGTAAGCTTCAACGGCCTGCAGATAACTAAAGCCCATAGACAACAGCATCTGGATGCTGCTGCTCAGGACAGTATCGTGTACAATCCTGCTTTCGATCCCACCGTCCAGCTTGGACTCCTCAACAAGTGGCCCTGTGATGTCGAAATGTTAGTGAACTCATGCATCACATGTAGTGGTAGAACCGTAGAAGGATCCTAAGAGACGAGCAATTTCCACACGTCTTGAATTATTTCATGAGAAACATTGGATGCAAGTCAATGGAAGGACATGCCTTGCCACAATTTCTTTAACCTTGATTAAAGTTAGAACCAAGCAGAAGTTCCCAAAAGGTTCCATCAATTTGAGACCCCTATGAATCACcaacattttctgttttcaacCTGATTGTGGCCTACAATCACACGGTATTACCATACAAAAGAGAACTCAAATTATAGGTTTGCCAATTACTTGTCCAGTTGCCTGATAATTGAAATTCACAAAGAATCTACCACACCAAGAAAATGGGTCAATACAAGAACCTATTTTGCATGAGGCAACATGTTCACCGAGAAGCTatattttttagagagagagaggggctaAAATGTGCTCTGGTCATGGAAGTTTTGAAATGCAGATGCCATGGATCGGGGGTATTTGACGTCAGAAATCAAAAGCATTTTCGACAAAACACAACAAAAGTCAACATCTGCCATTTTCTGTCGATGGTATGAGTGCGCGGAGAACTTACCTGCCCCTGATGATGATGGCTCAGCACCAGAAGAGGTCGAAGATCCTCTACTAGCATGCGGTTGTTTGAACTTATTATTAGCTAGATATTCAGCTCGTGAAGCTTCCATTACCATACGCTCAATCTCCTTCTCGGTTAGCTCAAGATCCGAGTAAAAGCGACCCTCAGCCAAAAGTGCCTGCAATCCAAATAAACAGAGATAATGTCATAGCTCATAATTGACGGTCTTAAAGCATACTACAAGCAACAGATTCACTTAAAACTCAGCTACTCGTGTCCAAATCTAGGATCAATTGTGGAAGATTAAAAGAGAACCCTAGACTCAACTATGTTCTAAGATGCAGCAAATTCTATAACAAGAGTACTTGaacaatcaaaacaaaaatcattgCCCTCAACACAAACGCATGTAGCTTCAAACCTCAAACCAGAACCCTGCAGAACTATAATCTTGATGTCAGAATCAGAAGTCAGATACAGGCCAGtcaaggttaaaaaaaaaatagaagggaCCAGTCAATTCGAGTCAGTATGCTAGTATGTACATGATAGTTACTGGATgcctaaaatttaaaaatttattactaaaaaaaaccataaattgtTCCAAAAATCACCATAAAGTCATAAACTGTTGCGGCATCATAAACCACGGCTAATGCCAATTTAGTGACTGTTTtatagcaacaaatttttaaattttaaccagcATTGAACTCCCCTcccctatctctctctctctctctcaatatatatatatatatatagagagagagagagagagagagagagagagacaggtaGGTAATAAATACCAAAGGTAGATAAATGAACATGCACTTCGTAAGTACCTAATAGCTATCTAGTTAGGAAGTGCATACAGTAGCCTAAGTAGGTCTCTAATTGGcaaattaaaacatgaaaacacaAATACTTAATTGGTAACTAAGCTGATTATGCATTTATACCACCtcagtcacatgggtacggttAAGGAGATGTGGAATGGGCACagtaactttagaaaatgtggttaCGGAGGTACAGCAggatagtcacagaaaacacgttttcttCGAAAAAACACgcataaaatgtgaaaaacaagtcagccatataaaacgtgaaaaaaacgtgttttaaaaaaaaacgccaaaaaataaaaaacaagtataTAACTGTTTATACTACTACACAATGACTACACAACTTTAACAATATAGATGGCGAGGTTAGATAGAACATACATACTAGACAATGCTGAACAAAGCATCCAAATTTATCCTATTCTTTTGGATTCAGCATTAGTCAGAATGTTTCCATAAGTGCAAGATGgtttcattataattcaattGGATTGTACGAATATACAAAACAAGCAAGGAGACAAGTAAAGGATGAACCTGAATACCTGATGAACATGATACTCAAACAACATGACAATGACTACAGTTTCACAATTTCATGAGCTACTTGTGAGAGATGAAATTTCTGCATTGAGAACCCAGCAGCTACATCAAGACTCATCGTTTAAGAGAGCTTACGTTATCAATTTGTTGGTCCTGCTGAGCTCTTATGGCAGCCTTTATCTGATCCTTGTCAATGTTTGTCTATGAAGGGTACAAAGTCAAGGAAGAAGTCAACTTGAAGCACAGAAATTTAGTAAAGAGTACCGGAGAAAATCTAAATAAAACGAATCAAATTATTCATGTGTACGCAGTCATAtgcatcctctttctctctctctctctctatatatatatatatatatattatatatatatatatatagaaatttcCAACAACAAAGCAGTAACCATAAGATAAAACCTTTTGCACAGACTTTTAAATGTATAAAAGATATTAATCACTGACATCCTGTTGGTATCAATATTCAAAGACAACAAAGTGGAAAAGCTACATAAGCCATCTAACGGAGAAGTAATTACAAGCAAAAAAATAGAAGCCTTTCATTAAGGAACTACAAAAAATTCCAATGAGAAATTATATTTAACATGACTCACCCCTTGAAGATTGCTAAATCCAAGACCTGCTCCAATTGTTAATCGGCGTGGATCCACAAGGGAATTATAATGATTTCCATGATGATAACTCAATCGTATTGGAGGTGTGTCAGTAGTGTAGCTCCCGTGAAAAATGTTGATAGGTTCTGAATTCCAAACTCATCAAACCAGTTATTAACTTCACATCTTGGTAAATTTACTAAACACAGACAACCACATAATTAAATATCAATAGATTCCAGAAAGTTGTTGTACCTGTACTGTAGCAATATATGTGGATAGGACGATTATACATCTCAGACAGTGCCTGAATTTCAACATTGTTTCCATAGACCtgttttgaatatataaaaatttaaaaagaaaaattcagtgCTTTCTAAACATATACAAGACATAAATGTGTGAATATCCACCAGACACAAACACCAAAGAGAAAGGAAATTCCAAACCCCTCATTGTGTTGTTGTTTACAactttacatgcaaaatttttgagttttttcacaTAAACCTTCTGGGAaagtattttgaaaaaattaccTCGGTTTTTGGCTAAAACATGACAAATTGCCTAAGCACATTAGCAGCAAAATTTGACATTTAAACTAAATGTTACATAAAGATAAAAGTTGTTAGTAGAAAACCCAATGTGAAATTCCTTCGTTCAGATCAGAAAGCTCAGATGGTTCCAATTTAACATCTATCAGATCCCCAATATCTACTGAGGAATCAAAACTATCTTGTTGAGACAAACTTAATGCTGTAATCCACAAAACTTCAACTGCTAGAAGTAGTATTGTCTGTATTGATGGAGCATCATATGATGCATTAAGAAACATACTTGACtttcaataaaaatgacaagATAAACTCCTGAAACTAGTTTAAAGGGTATCAATTACTCGTAACAGCCACATCGCATGATATGGAGCTGTACCATATGATACAGATGTTCTTGCATGATACAGTGCAGGGAGAAACCAAAAGGGGCTGGAGATCATTTTTTCAAGCTTTTGTATAAAAGCCCTCCTACCACTAAGTCTTAGACACTCTTAGGTGGGTTTGTGACTCGTGAGGGAAATATTTTGTGTCCTTGAGCCAAG belongs to Nymphaea colorata isolate Beijing-Zhang1983 chromosome 13, ASM883128v2, whole genome shotgun sequence and includes:
- the LOC116267316 gene encoding vesicle-associated membrane protein 714; this encodes MAILYAVVARGNVVLAEFSAATGNAGAVARRILEKLPAEADSRLCFSQDRYIFHILRSDGLTFVCMANDTFGRRIPFAYLEDIHTRFLKNYGKVAHSAPPYAMNDEFSRILHQLMEFYSSNPSADTLSRVRSEVGEVHAIMVENIEKVLDRGERIELLVDKTATMQDNAFHFKKQSRRLRQALWMKNVKLMASMTCVIVVVLYIIIAAICGGITLKSCRS